Proteins encoded in a region of the Panicum hallii strain FIL2 chromosome 3, PHallii_v3.1, whole genome shotgun sequence genome:
- the LOC112887963 gene encoding CTD nuclear envelope phosphatase 1 homolog isoform X1 — MIASSPLRPPGSRKMSAATEVAPVQQRGHAAAAVWRAVSGWLGLLFQILLRIVRGTPSSWAQLLSFVGLRHPLLPVAAQAQPSPEVAFVQLPSEAPADASPPPLRRLTVVLDLDETLICAYESSSLPASLRTQAVEAGLHCFDMECTSPEKDMLHGLQDAEGRQRVNRVTVFERPGLHEFLQRTSEFADLVLFTAGLEGYAKPVVDRIDAHNRFIHRLYRPSTVTTEYREHVKDLSCLSKDFRRIVLVDNNPYSFLLQPLNGIPCITFSAAQPVDDQLMGTIFPLLKHLSLEKDVRPALYETFHMPEWFQGQGIPQIEQAV, encoded by the exons ATGATTGCTTCCTCCCCGCTCCGCCCTCCCGGCTCCAGAAAGATGTCGGCGGCGACGGAGGTGGCGCCGGTTCAGCAGCGAGGccatgcggcggcggcggtttgGCGGGCGGTGTCGGGGTGGCTCGGTCTGCTCTTCCAGATCCTGCTCCGGATCGTCCGCGGCACGCCCTCATCCTGGGCGCAGCTGCTCTCCTTCGTCGGCCTCCGCCACCCGCTCCTCCCAGTCGCCGCCCAGGCGCAACCGTCGCCTGAGGTGGCCTTTGTGCAGCTCCCCTCAGAGGCCCCAGCTGACGCCTCGCCTCCGCCGCTCCGGCGGCTCACG GTGGTGCTTGATTTAGACGAAACTCTAATTTGCGCGTATGAATCATCTAGCCTTCCTGCTAGTCTGCGCACCCAGGCTGTTGAAGCAGGATTGCATTGCTTTGACATGGAATGCACATCGCCTGAAAAG GATATGCTTCATGGTTTACAGGATGCTGAAGGAAGGCAGAGGGTAAATCGTGTAACTGTCTTTGAACGTCCTGGTTTGCATGAGTTTTTGCAGCGAACTAGCGAATTTGCTGACCTTGTTCTCTTTACAGCTGGTTTGGAAG GCTATGCAAAGCCTGTAGTTGACAGGATAGATGCTCACAACAGATTCATTCACCGTCTCTATCGTCCATCTACTGTTACTAC GGAATACAGAGAGCATGTTAAAGATCTTTCTTGTTTGTCCAAAGATTTCCGGAGAATTGTCCTTGTTGATAACAATCCATACAGTTtcttattgcagccattgaatgGAATACCTTGTATTACATTTTCAGCTGCACAACCTGTTGATGATCAG CTTATGGGAACAATATTCCCACTTCTCAAGCACCTTTCTCTGGAAAAAGATGTTAGGCCTGCATTATATGAAACGTTTCACATGCCAGAGTGGTTCCAAGGACAAGGAATCCCACAAATTGAACAGGCAGTCTAG
- the LOC112886134 gene encoding uncharacterized protein At4g08330, chloroplastic-like produces the protein MVRALHSYSSVRDVAYSCGYCGYALNLSSTTRNTANIGSKYGKQIRKGVVSFFAIDESRFTQTNEMRCMPYFHSTRSWGFFRNRTRLLCRKCSGYIGSAYEDEDSTSCEGSDDLDMSSKGSSTSTRKKYVIKINALQPSSDDDSAALFSP, from the exons ATGGTGAGGGCCCTCCACAGCTATTCCTCCGTCAGGGACGTCGCCTACAG CTGTGGATACTGTGGATATGCATTAAACTTGAGCTCCACCACACGGAACACAGCAAACATCGGGTCCAAGTATGGCAAGCAGATCAGGAAAGGTGTTGTCTCATTCTTTGCAATTGATGAGAGCCGTTTTACACAAACCAATGAGATGAGGTGCATGCCATACTTCCATTCAACCCGTTCATGGGGCTTCTTCAGAAACAGGACGCGGTTGTTATGCCGGAAGTGCAGTGGTTATATTGGTAGTGCTTATGAAGATGAGGATTCCACCTCGTGCGAGGGCTCAGACGATCTGGACATGAGCTCCAAGGGCAGCAGCACATCCACTCGGAAGAAATATGTTATCAAGATCAATGCACTACAGCCCTCGTCGGACGATGACTCTGCTGCTCTCTTCTCCCCGTGA
- the LOC112886241 gene encoding histone H4: MSGRGKGGKGLGKGGAKRHRKVLRDNIQGITKPAIRRLARRGGVKRISGLIYEETRGVLKIFLENVIRDAVTYTEHARRKTVTAMDVVYALKRQGRTLYGFGG; this comes from the coding sequence ATGTCCGGGCGCGGCAAGGGCGGCAAGGGGCTCGGCAAGGGCGGCGCGAAGCGCCACCGGAAGGTGCTCCGCGACAACATCCAGGGCATCACCAAGCCGGCGATCCGGCGGctggcgaggaggggcggcgtgaAGCGCATCTCCGGGCTCATCTACGAGGAGACCCGCGGCGTGCTCAAGATCTTCCTCGAGAACGTCATCCGCGACGCCGTCACCTACACCGAGCACGCCCGCCGCAAGACCGTCACCGCCATGGACGTCGTCTACGCGCTCAAGCGCCAGGGCCGCACCCTTTACGGCTTCGGCGGCTAG
- the LOC112887963 gene encoding CTD nuclear envelope phosphatase 1 homolog isoform X2, which yields MIASSPLRPPGSRKMSAATEVAPVQQRGHAAAAVWRAVSGWLGLLFQILLRIVRGTPSSWAQLLSFVGLRHPLLPVAAQAQPSPEVAFVQLPSEAPADASPPPLRRLTVVLDLDETLICAYESSSLPASLRTQAVEAGLHCFDMECTSPEKDAEGRQRVNRVTVFERPGLHEFLQRTSEFADLVLFTAGLEGYAKPVVDRIDAHNRFIHRLYRPSTVTTEYREHVKDLSCLSKDFRRIVLVDNNPYSFLLQPLNGIPCITFSAAQPVDDQLMGTIFPLLKHLSLEKDVRPALYETFHMPEWFQGQGIPQIEQAV from the exons ATGATTGCTTCCTCCCCGCTCCGCCCTCCCGGCTCCAGAAAGATGTCGGCGGCGACGGAGGTGGCGCCGGTTCAGCAGCGAGGccatgcggcggcggcggtttgGCGGGCGGTGTCGGGGTGGCTCGGTCTGCTCTTCCAGATCCTGCTCCGGATCGTCCGCGGCACGCCCTCATCCTGGGCGCAGCTGCTCTCCTTCGTCGGCCTCCGCCACCCGCTCCTCCCAGTCGCCGCCCAGGCGCAACCGTCGCCTGAGGTGGCCTTTGTGCAGCTCCCCTCAGAGGCCCCAGCTGACGCCTCGCCTCCGCCGCTCCGGCGGCTCACG GTGGTGCTTGATTTAGACGAAACTCTAATTTGCGCGTATGAATCATCTAGCCTTCCTGCTAGTCTGCGCACCCAGGCTGTTGAAGCAGGATTGCATTGCTTTGACATGGAATGCACATCGCCTGAAAAG GATGCTGAAGGAAGGCAGAGGGTAAATCGTGTAACTGTCTTTGAACGTCCTGGTTTGCATGAGTTTTTGCAGCGAACTAGCGAATTTGCTGACCTTGTTCTCTTTACAGCTGGTTTGGAAG GCTATGCAAAGCCTGTAGTTGACAGGATAGATGCTCACAACAGATTCATTCACCGTCTCTATCGTCCATCTACTGTTACTAC GGAATACAGAGAGCATGTTAAAGATCTTTCTTGTTTGTCCAAAGATTTCCGGAGAATTGTCCTTGTTGATAACAATCCATACAGTTtcttattgcagccattgaatgGAATACCTTGTATTACATTTTCAGCTGCACAACCTGTTGATGATCAG CTTATGGGAACAATATTCCCACTTCTCAAGCACCTTTCTCTGGAAAAAGATGTTAGGCCTGCATTATATGAAACGTTTCACATGCCAGAGTGGTTCCAAGGACAAGGAATCCCACAAATTGAACAGGCAGTCTAG